The Pantoea vagans genome includes a window with the following:
- a CDS encoding amino acid ABC transporter ATP-binding protein → MPLITINQVQKYYGDNHVLKGVDLDVDHGEVISIIGRSGSGKSTLLRCMNGLEGYQEGSIKLGGMTITDRESQAREISRSVGMVFQNFNLFPHMTALENVMLAPRRVLKKSEAECRELAAQMLEKVGLGERLNYYPANLSGGQQQRVAIARALAMQPKVLLCDEITSALDPELVGEVLKVLEQLAAEGMTLILVTHEMNFARDVGDRVVFMHQGRVWEQGDSKTLFANPQTAELKQFISTVRL, encoded by the coding sequence ATGCCGCTCATCACCATTAATCAGGTACAGAAGTACTACGGCGACAACCATGTGTTGAAAGGCGTCGATCTCGACGTCGATCACGGTGAAGTGATCTCGATCATCGGCCGCAGCGGGTCAGGCAAAAGCACCTTGCTGCGCTGCATGAACGGGCTGGAAGGCTATCAGGAAGGCAGCATCAAACTCGGCGGGATGACCATCACTGACCGTGAATCACAAGCGCGCGAAATTAGCCGCTCGGTAGGGATGGTGTTCCAGAACTTTAACCTGTTCCCGCACATGACCGCACTGGAAAACGTGATGCTTGCCCCGCGTCGCGTGTTGAAAAAGAGTGAGGCCGAATGCCGTGAACTGGCGGCACAGATGCTGGAAAAAGTCGGCCTCGGCGAGCGTCTGAATTATTACCCGGCCAATTTATCGGGCGGCCAACAGCAGCGCGTGGCGATCGCCCGTGCGCTGGCGATGCAGCCGAAAGTTTTATTGTGTGACGAAATCACCTCGGCGCTCGATCCCGAGCTGGTGGGGGAAGTGCTGAAAGTGCTGGAGCAACTCGCTGCCGAAGGCATGACGCTGATCCTCGTTACCCACGAAATGAACTTCGCCCGTGATGTGGGCGATCGCGTGGTCTTTATGCATCAGGGGCGCGTTTGGGAGCAGGGCGACAGCAAAACGTTGTTCGCTAACCCGCAAACCGCTGAGCTGAAGCAGTTTATTTCGACCGTGCGCCTCTAA
- a CDS encoding amino acid ABC transporter permease: protein MIGQLNFADLWPHWPELLAGLWVTIQITVLATVGGVSLGILGAALRSGKPSWASRIWSVYVELIRNTPFVVQLFFIVFGLPNLGLKLTAGEAALLAMLINLGAYSTEIIRAGIQVTPRGQWEAGRVLGLSRTQTFIRVVLPPSLQRIYPALVSQCIIVMLGSSVVSQVSYEELTFAANLIQSRTFLSFEVYLVTTLIYLALSIAMRQLLLALGRKWFGAQPA, encoded by the coding sequence ATGATTGGGCAACTCAATTTTGCAGATCTCTGGCCGCACTGGCCAGAGTTGCTGGCCGGGCTGTGGGTCACGATTCAGATAACAGTATTAGCCACGGTAGGCGGCGTTAGCCTGGGCATTCTCGGTGCGGCGTTGCGCAGTGGCAAACCGAGTTGGGCAAGCCGTATCTGGAGCGTCTATGTCGAGCTGATTCGTAACACGCCATTCGTGGTGCAGCTGTTCTTTATCGTCTTTGGTTTGCCCAATCTTGGTCTGAAACTGACGGCGGGCGAAGCTGCTTTGCTGGCGATGTTGATTAACCTCGGCGCCTACAGCACCGAAATTATTCGTGCCGGAATTCAGGTGACGCCGCGCGGGCAGTGGGAAGCGGGCCGGGTATTGGGTTTAAGTCGTACCCAGACCTTTATTCGCGTGGTGTTGCCGCCCTCGCTGCAGCGTATTTATCCAGCGTTGGTGAGCCAGTGCATCATTGTGATGCTCGGCTCTTCGGTGGTGTCTCAGGTGTCTTATGAAGAGTTGACCTTCGCCGCCAACCTGATTCAGTCGCGTACCTTTTTGAGTTTTGAAGTCTATCTGGTGACCACGTTGATCTATCTGGCGTTGTCGATTGCCATGCGACAGCTGCTGCTGGCGCTGGGACGTAAATGGTTTGGAGCGCAGCCCGCATGA
- the hpxA gene encoding allantoin racemase, translating to MTVIQVINPNTSQAMTETIGAAARAVAAPGTEILAVCPSQGVPSIEGHFDEAIAAVGVLEQVRLGKAQGVSGHVIACFGDPGLLAARELASGPVIGIAEAAMHTATLVATRFSIVTTLPRTLVIARHLLQQYGFTHHCAALHAIDLPVLALEDGSGVAQEKVRQRCIQAKREDGSGAIVLGCGGMASLAQELTKELGMPVIDGVSAAVKMVESLVALGFGTSKHGDLDYPIEKPLSGAFQHLN from the coding sequence ATGACAGTGATTCAGGTGATCAACCCCAATACCAGCCAGGCAATGACAGAAACCATCGGCGCCGCGGCGCGTGCGGTGGCCGCACCGGGCACGGAAATTTTGGCGGTGTGTCCAAGCCAAGGCGTACCGTCCATTGAAGGCCACTTTGATGAAGCGATTGCCGCGGTGGGCGTACTGGAACAGGTCAGGCTCGGAAAAGCACAGGGTGTGAGCGGCCATGTGATTGCTTGTTTTGGCGATCCGGGATTGCTGGCGGCGCGTGAACTTGCCAGCGGTCCGGTGATCGGGATTGCGGAAGCCGCAATGCATACCGCTACCCTGGTGGCAACGCGTTTTTCCATTGTCACCACGCTGCCACGCACTTTGGTGATCGCGCGTCATTTATTACAGCAGTATGGTTTTACCCATCACTGTGCAGCATTACACGCGATCGATTTACCGGTACTGGCCCTGGAAGATGGCAGCGGTGTGGCGCAAGAGAAGGTACGCCAGCGCTGTATTCAGGCGAAACGCGAAGACGGCAGTGGCGCGATTGTATTGGGCTGCGGGGGCATGGCGTCACTGGCTCAGGAACTCACTAAAGAGTTAGGTATGCCGGTCATTGATGGCGTCAGTGCCGCGGTAAAAATGGTGGAGTCGCTGGTGGCACTGGGCTTCGGCACCAGCAAACACGGTGATTTGGATTACCCGATTGAAAAACCGCTCAGCGGTGCATTTCAGCACCTAAACTAA
- a CDS encoding AtzE family amidohydrolase, protein MKLASLSIKALNQALNQGEISAREVAEQTLNAIEQHNPAINAWTEVTGQRMLREAEQVDGQRQRGEVLPALAGIPYAVKNLFDVAGHSTLAGASLFSERAAAREDAWAVSKLRQSGALLSGMLNMDAYAYGFTTENTHYGATHNPRDLTRIAGGSSGGSAAAVAAGLVHFSLGTDTNGSIRVPASLCGIYGLKPTFGRLSRSGSHPFVASLDHIGPFARSVEDLTLVYDALQGRDPADAFQSEQPLAPASDGLSKGAEGIRSAVLGGFFSTWCSDEARAAVTAVAQALNASEEVTMPNAEIARSAAFIMTGVEGGNHYLPALRRMPEQFEPNSRERLLAGAMLPSAWYVQAQRFRRHFQQQVLPLFEQFDVLIAPATPCTATTIGQETIHINGHDLPTRASMGMLTQPISFLGLPVCTVPLQTASGLPIGLQLIAAPFKEHLALRAAWALQQQGLTLPQTTLMDA, encoded by the coding sequence ATGAAACTGGCCTCGCTATCGATCAAAGCCTTAAACCAGGCCCTGAATCAGGGTGAGATCTCCGCCCGTGAGGTGGCTGAACAAACGCTGAATGCCATTGAGCAGCATAATCCGGCGATCAACGCCTGGACCGAAGTCACCGGGCAGCGCATGCTGCGTGAAGCCGAACAGGTTGATGGGCAACGCCAACGCGGTGAAGTGTTACCGGCTCTGGCTGGCATTCCTTATGCGGTGAAAAACCTGTTTGATGTTGCCGGGCACAGCACCCTGGCCGGTGCCAGCCTGTTCAGTGAGCGCGCAGCGGCACGCGAAGATGCCTGGGCCGTCAGCAAGTTGCGTCAGTCTGGCGCCCTGCTCTCCGGCATGCTCAACATGGATGCCTACGCATACGGTTTTACCACTGAAAATACCCACTACGGTGCCACCCATAATCCCCGCGATCTGACTCGGATCGCTGGCGGATCTTCAGGTGGTTCTGCTGCAGCGGTGGCGGCGGGCTTAGTGCACTTCTCGCTGGGCACCGATACCAACGGTTCGATCCGTGTGCCTGCCTCGCTGTGTGGTATCTATGGCCTGAAGCCGACCTTTGGTCGTTTGTCACGAAGCGGCAGCCATCCGTTTGTTGCCAGTCTCGATCATATCGGTCCCTTTGCCCGCTCAGTCGAGGATCTGACACTGGTGTATGACGCGCTGCAAGGTCGTGACCCTGCTGATGCCTTCCAGTCTGAACAGCCTTTGGCTCCGGCCAGTGATGGTTTAAGCAAAGGCGCTGAAGGCATACGCAGTGCGGTGCTGGGCGGTTTCTTCTCTACCTGGTGCAGCGATGAAGCACGTGCTGCCGTCACGGCGGTGGCGCAAGCGCTCAATGCCAGTGAAGAGGTGACCATGCCGAATGCGGAAATCGCCCGCTCAGCGGCCTTTATCATGACCGGTGTGGAAGGCGGAAATCACTATCTGCCGGCGCTGCGGAGGATGCCAGAGCAATTTGAACCTAACTCGCGCGAGCGCCTGCTGGCAGGTGCCATGTTGCCTTCCGCCTGGTATGTGCAGGCTCAGCGTTTCCGTCGCCACTTCCAGCAGCAAGTCTTACCGCTGTTTGAGCAGTTTGATGTGCTGATCGCACCTGCCACGCCCTGCACGGCCACCACTATCGGACAAGAAACCATCCATATAAACGGTCACGATTTGCCAACGCGCGCCAGCATGGGCATGTTAACCCAGCCAATTTCATTCCTCGGTCTGCCGGTGTGTACCGTTCCGTTGCAAACCGCCAGTGGATTGCCGATTGGCCTGCAGCTGATTGCGGCTCCGTTTAAAGAACACCTGGCGCTGCGCGCAGCCTGGGCACTCCAGCAGCAGGGGCTGACCCTGCCACAAACCACCTTAATGGACGCTTAA
- a CDS encoding amino acid ABC transporter permease, with amino-acid sequence MTTFTDWDILRNLLLAARWTILLSLVAFFGGTLVTLPLLFLRLLKRHWLTRVIRCYTELFQGTPLLMQLFLAFFGVGLFGIDVAPWTAASLALTLYTSAFLVDIWHGSIRALPKGQWEASRCLGLNFGQTLYRVVAPQAIRIAIAPTVGFAVQVIKGTALASIIGFVELTKAGTILNNVTYQPFKVFGLVALGYFLMCYPLSRYSQYLEKKFNAAHHH; translated from the coding sequence ATGACAACGTTTACCGACTGGGACATCCTGCGCAACCTGCTGCTGGCGGCGCGCTGGACGATTTTACTGTCGCTGGTGGCCTTCTTTGGCGGCACGCTGGTGACCTTACCGCTGCTGTTTTTACGCCTGTTGAAGCGCCACTGGCTGACGCGCGTGATTCGCTGCTACACCGAGCTGTTTCAGGGCACCCCGCTGTTAATGCAGCTGTTTCTTGCCTTCTTTGGCGTGGGCTTGTTCGGCATTGACGTGGCACCCTGGACCGCAGCCTCACTGGCGTTAACCCTCTACACCAGCGCATTTTTGGTGGATATCTGGCACGGCAGTATTCGTGCCTTGCCGAAAGGCCAGTGGGAAGCTTCACGCTGCCTCGGCCTGAATTTTGGACAGACGTTGTACCGCGTTGTGGCGCCGCAAGCGATTCGTATCGCCATCGCGCCCACCGTGGGGTTTGCGGTGCAGGTGATTAAAGGCACCGCACTGGCGTCGATCATCGGCTTCGTTGAGCTGACCAAAGCCGGCACCATTTTGAACAATGTGACGTATCAGCCCTTCAAGGTGTTTGGCCTGGTGGCGCTGGGTTACTTCCTGATGTGTTATCCGCTGTCGCGTTACAGCCAGTACCTGGAGAAAAAATTCAATGCCGCTCATCACCATTAA
- the hpxZ gene encoding oxalurate catabolism protein HpxZ, with protein MKAEHIDRPAVLAEVTAAFYRYEEALVSNNVEVLDELFWHDERTVRLGAGENLYGIDEIRAFRAARPSKGLDRTLRNTVITTFGDDYAVCSTEFTREGVEKIGRQQQTWIRMPYGWRIVAAQVSLMS; from the coding sequence ATGAAAGCTGAACATATTGACCGTCCGGCCGTGCTCGCCGAAGTGACCGCCGCGTTTTACCGCTACGAAGAGGCGCTGGTGAGTAACAATGTTGAGGTGCTGGATGAGTTGTTCTGGCACGATGAGCGTACCGTACGCTTAGGTGCCGGTGAGAATCTTTATGGTATTGATGAGATTCGTGCGTTTCGCGCCGCACGCCCCTCTAAAGGTTTGGATCGCACCTTGCGTAACACCGTGATCACCACCTTTGGCGATGACTACGCGGTGTGCAGTACCGAATTCACCCGCGAGGGCGTGGAGAAGATTGGCCGCCAGCAGCAGACGTGGATCCGCATGCCTTATGGCTGGCGTATTGTGGCTGCGCAGGTGAGTTTGATGAGTTGA
- a CDS encoding GntR family transcriptional regulator: MKSETGQKTAADLNDRDEPIYQALLNAIVEHQLPPGSKLPEEALSEVFGVSRTGIRKVLQRLAAVQMITLSPRRGAQVATPGVEEARDIFATRSLLECANLPAVLAHVQPPHLAALNSLIEEEQQAHEQHDGAAAIRLSAAFHIQLQAISGNQVLTDMVTRLTQRSSLVIAAYGAPWQRGCRCDHHDRLVELLRKKDLQALTEALQHHFEHIVSSLHFERSGETLPDFTRLFSGHKGAAS; this comes from the coding sequence ATGAAGAGCGAAACAGGCCAGAAAACGGCTGCCGATCTGAATGATCGCGACGAACCCATCTATCAGGCGTTGCTGAACGCCATTGTGGAACATCAACTGCCGCCGGGCAGTAAATTGCCAGAAGAGGCACTTTCTGAAGTATTTGGTGTGAGCCGCACCGGTATCCGTAAAGTGTTACAACGCCTCGCGGCGGTGCAAATGATCACGCTTTCGCCCAGGCGTGGTGCACAGGTCGCCACGCCTGGTGTGGAGGAGGCGCGCGACATCTTCGCTACGCGCAGTTTGCTGGAGTGTGCAAATTTACCGGCGGTACTGGCGCATGTGCAGCCTCCGCACCTTGCTGCGCTCAACAGCTTGATTGAGGAAGAGCAGCAGGCGCATGAACAGCACGATGGTGCTGCTGCCATTCGTTTATCTGCCGCTTTTCATATTCAGCTGCAGGCGATTTCCGGCAATCAGGTACTCACTGACATGGTGACGCGCCTGACGCAGCGTTCTTCATTGGTGATTGCCGCCTATGGTGCGCCCTGGCAGCGAGGTTGTCGCTGCGATCACCACGATCGACTGGTGGAATTGTTGCGAAAGAAAGATCTGCAGGCGCTTACTGAGGCCTTACAGCATCATTTTGAACACATTGTTTCCAGCCTGCACTTTGAACGCAGTGGCGAAACGCTGCCTGATTTCACCCGGTTATTTTCCGGTCACAAAGGAGCCGCATCATGA
- a CDS encoding gamma-glutamyltransferase family protein, which produces MIQSNMAPLGMAVTPHHLASESALAVLREGGSAIEAMVAAAATIAVVYPHMNGLGGDGFWLVVPPNGDPIAIDASGAAGALAHLDFYHGESHIPHRGPKAALTVAGTVSGWQEALTLAAELGATPLPLSRLLRDAIRYAADGIPVTTSQAAATAAKQHELLHQPGFAATFLPDGTVPAAGSRFTQPALANTLSLLSEQGLESFYRGELAHHLAREMTALGMPITLEDLQKQQARRCTPLHLAHSEGDVWNMTPPTQGLVSLAILGITDRLNMAEADEAQTVHRIVEATKKAFALRDKHITDPRHIDFNVQDLLDAEHLASLAAQVDDQQAAPWGTGKGPGDTVWMGVMDSSGLAVSFIQSIYHEFGSGVVLPGTGITWQNRGAAFSLQPGHMLALAPGKQPFHTLNPAAARLKDGRTMVYGSMGGDGQPQTQAAIFTRHVIQGQPLQQAVSAPRWLLGRTWGQSSDSLKLESRIAPETVEQLRQLGHEVELLPDFSEVVGHAGAIVRHNNGMLEGAFDPRSNGSAAGF; this is translated from the coding sequence ATGATACAGAGCAACATGGCCCCGCTTGGAATGGCCGTCACCCCACATCATCTCGCCAGTGAAAGCGCTCTCGCGGTGCTGCGCGAAGGCGGGAGCGCCATTGAAGCGATGGTCGCTGCCGCTGCGACTATCGCGGTGGTTTATCCGCACATGAACGGCTTAGGCGGCGATGGCTTTTGGCTGGTCGTTCCGCCAAATGGCGACCCGATTGCCATTGATGCCAGTGGTGCAGCTGGTGCGCTGGCGCATCTCGACTTCTATCATGGTGAAAGTCACATCCCACATCGTGGCCCGAAAGCGGCGTTAACCGTCGCGGGCACGGTGAGTGGCTGGCAGGAAGCGTTAACGCTGGCGGCTGAACTGGGTGCTACTCCACTGCCGCTTTCGCGTTTACTGCGCGACGCTATCCGTTATGCCGCCGACGGTATTCCCGTCACCACCTCACAAGCTGCCGCCACCGCTGCCAAGCAACATGAGTTGCTGCACCAGCCTGGTTTTGCTGCCACCTTCTTACCCGACGGCACCGTGCCCGCGGCAGGCAGTCGCTTCACCCAGCCTGCGCTGGCCAATACGCTCAGCCTCCTCAGTGAGCAGGGTTTAGAGAGTTTCTATCGCGGCGAACTGGCACATCATCTGGCGCGTGAAATGACCGCGCTTGGTATGCCCATCACGCTGGAAGATTTGCAAAAGCAGCAGGCGCGTCGCTGTACGCCACTGCATCTGGCACACAGCGAGGGTGATGTCTGGAATATGACGCCGCCCACGCAAGGACTGGTATCGCTGGCGATCCTGGGCATCACCGATCGCCTGAATATGGCAGAGGCGGATGAAGCCCAAACTGTGCATCGCATCGTTGAAGCCACCAAAAAAGCCTTTGCGCTGCGTGACAAACACATCACCGATCCCCGCCACATCGACTTCAATGTGCAGGATCTGCTGGATGCTGAACACCTCGCCTCACTGGCGGCACAGGTTGATGATCAACAAGCGGCACCCTGGGGCACCGGAAAAGGGCCTGGCGATACCGTGTGGATGGGCGTGATGGACAGCAGCGGTCTGGCGGTCTCCTTTATCCAGAGTATCTACCATGAATTTGGCAGCGGCGTGGTGCTACCCGGCACCGGCATCACCTGGCAGAACCGCGGTGCCGCATTCAGCCTGCAGCCAGGCCACATGCTGGCGCTGGCACCCGGCAAACAACCGTTCCACACCCTCAATCCCGCAGCCGCTCGTCTCAAAGATGGCCGCACCATGGTGTACGGATCGATGGGCGGCGATGGGCAGCCACAGACGCAGGCCGCCATCTTTACCCGTCATGTGATCCAGGGCCAGCCATTGCAGCAGGCCGTGAGTGCGCCGCGCTGGTTGCTGGGACGTACCTGGGGCCAGTCCTCTGACTCACTCAAACTGGAATCGCGCATCGCACCTGAAACGGTAGAGCAACTGCGTCAGCTCGGTCACGAAGTGGAGTTATTGCCCGACTTCAGCGAAGTGGTCGGCCATGCAGGGGCGATAGTCAGACACAATAACGGCATGCTGGAAGGTGCGTTCGATCCACGCAGCAACGGCAGCGCCGCCGGTTTCTAA
- the puuE gene encoding allantoinase PuuE — protein sequence MSDVSEKKEYSFNKNYPRDLIGYAGHPPHAQWPGKAKVAVQFVLNYEEGAENNVLHGDAGSEQFLSDIIGAASYADRHMSMDSLYEYGSRAGFWRIHNEFQKRGLPLTVFGVAMALARHPEIVEAIKTAEYDVVSHGWRWIHYQGMDAKTERQHMQQAVDVLRDLFGKAPTGWYTGRDSPNTRRLVVEQGGFSYDSDYYGDDLPFWTQVTCQDGTVKPHLIIPYTLECNDMRFASPQGFNTAEQFFVYLRDTFDVLYEEGDTSPKMMSIGMHCRLLGRPGKFRALQRFLDHIQQHENVWVCTRQQIAEHWMKTHPAPNV from the coding sequence ATGAGTGATGTATCTGAAAAGAAAGAGTACAGCTTCAACAAAAACTATCCGCGTGACCTGATTGGTTATGCGGGTCACCCCCCGCATGCACAATGGCCAGGTAAGGCAAAGGTGGCGGTGCAGTTTGTCCTCAATTACGAAGAGGGTGCGGAAAATAACGTGCTGCACGGCGATGCCGGTTCGGAGCAGTTCCTTTCGGACATTATCGGTGCAGCCAGCTATGCCGATCGCCACATGTCAATGGATTCACTGTACGAGTACGGTTCACGTGCCGGTTTCTGGCGCATTCATAATGAGTTTCAAAAGCGTGGTCTGCCGTTAACGGTATTTGGCGTTGCGATGGCGCTGGCGCGTCATCCCGAGATCGTCGAGGCGATCAAAACCGCCGAGTACGATGTGGTCAGTCATGGCTGGCGCTGGATTCATTATCAGGGGATGGATGCCAAAACTGAGCGCCAGCACATGCAGCAGGCGGTGGATGTGTTGCGCGATCTGTTCGGTAAAGCGCCTACGGGCTGGTATACCGGGCGCGACAGTCCAAACACTCGCCGTCTGGTGGTGGAGCAGGGCGGCTTTAGTTATGACAGCGACTACTACGGTGACGATTTACCGTTCTGGACGCAAGTGACCTGCCAGGATGGCACCGTCAAACCGCACCTGATCATTCCCTACACGCTGGAATGTAATGACATGCGCTTTGCCTCGCCGCAGGGTTTCAATACCGCGGAGCAATTCTTTGTCTATCTGCGCGACACTTTTGATGTGCTGTATGAAGAGGGTGACACTTCGCCGAAAATGATGTCGATTGGCATGCACTGTCGTTTGTTGGGGCGTCCGGGCAAATTCCGTGCCCTGCAACGCTTCCTCGACCACATCCAGCAGCATGAAAATGTGTGGGTGTGTACGCGCCAGCAGATTGCGGAGCACTGGATGAAAACGCATCCTGCCCCGAACGTGTAA
- the hpxU gene encoding MurR/RpiR family transcriptional regulator HpxU, whose translation MKQLDERLRSHYPQLSPQEQRIADFVFDHFDDLISYNSAELARLSGVSKATVSRLFKRLGYEKYKDMRDELRVLRQSGMPLTDNRDAVQGNTLLSRHYKQEMANLTQWVNSIDPQQFGEVIQALGAAKRVFIIGMRNAYPVALHLRQQLMQARPQVHVLPQPGQTLGEELVDITPEDMVVVMAFRRRPRIIRPLMQQLQQSNIPVLALCEPQAQGIITLASWQLCAPLDSVSAFDSYASAMSLINLLANALLHEMLSQGRQRIHQIADLYQHLDELEHR comes from the coding sequence ATGAAACAGCTTGATGAACGCCTTCGCAGTCACTATCCGCAACTGTCGCCGCAAGAGCAGCGCATTGCTGATTTTGTGTTTGACCATTTTGATGACCTGATTAGCTACAACAGCGCAGAGCTGGCAAGGCTTAGCGGGGTATCTAAGGCCACAGTCAGCCGCCTGTTCAAACGTTTGGGCTATGAGAAATACAAGGACATGCGCGACGAGTTACGCGTGTTGCGCCAAAGCGGCATGCCACTGACCGATAACCGTGATGCGGTGCAAGGTAACACGCTGTTGTCACGTCACTATAAGCAGGAGATGGCTAACCTGACGCAGTGGGTCAACAGCATCGATCCCCAGCAATTTGGCGAGGTGATTCAGGCGCTGGGGGCGGCAAAACGGGTGTTTATCATCGGTATGCGTAACGCCTATCCGGTGGCCTTGCACCTGCGTCAGCAGCTGATGCAGGCGCGCCCGCAGGTGCACGTGTTGCCGCAGCCTGGTCAGACGCTGGGCGAAGAGCTGGTGGATATCACCCCAGAGGACATGGTGGTGGTGATGGCGTTTCGCCGGCGACCACGCATTATTCGCCCGCTGATGCAGCAACTGCAGCAGAGCAATATTCCCGTGCTGGCGCTGTGTGAGCCGCAGGCGCAGGGCATCATCACGCTGGCGTCCTGGCAATTATGCGCGCCACTGGATAGTGTCTCCGCCTTTGATAGTTATGCCTCAGCGATGAGTCTGATCAATCTGCTGGCCAATGCGTTACTGCATGAAATGTTGTCTCAGGGTCGCCAGCGTATCCATCAGATAGCCGACCTTTATCAACACCTTGATGAATTAGAACACCGATAA
- a CDS encoding transporter substrate-binding domain-containing protein, protein MKKVLLAVAGAALLMAQVGSAMADQLQDIQKRGVIRVAVPQDFPPFGSVGTDLQPQGYDIDMAKYLAKQMKLKLQLVPVSSANRVPYLQTDKVDLVISSMGKNAEREKVIDFSRAYAPFFLGVFGPKGEPLKDAAALSGKSIGVTRGAVEDMVLSDIAPKDAQVKRYEDNNTTLSAYLSGQVQYVATGNLVVAAIARQNAEKAPVPQFMLKDSPCFIGLKKDEPALKDKVNALIEQGIKDGTLNKLSEEWLKAPLPANLGA, encoded by the coding sequence ATGAAGAAAGTTTTACTGGCAGTGGCAGGCGCAGCATTGTTGATGGCTCAGGTTGGCAGCGCCATGGCGGATCAGCTGCAGGATATCCAAAAGCGTGGCGTGATCCGCGTTGCGGTGCCTCAGGACTTCCCGCCGTTTGGTTCAGTGGGTACCGATTTGCAGCCACAAGGCTACGACATCGATATGGCCAAATACCTCGCGAAGCAGATGAAACTGAAGTTGCAGCTGGTTCCCGTATCCAGTGCCAACCGTGTGCCTTATCTGCAAACCGATAAAGTCGATCTGGTGATTTCGAGCATGGGTAAAAACGCCGAGCGCGAGAAAGTGATCGATTTCAGCCGTGCTTACGCACCGTTCTTCCTCGGCGTATTCGGTCCGAAAGGTGAGCCACTGAAGGATGCCGCAGCATTGAGCGGCAAATCCATCGGCGTCACCCGCGGTGCGGTAGAAGACATGGTGTTAAGCGATATTGCTCCGAAAGATGCGCAGGTGAAACGTTATGAAGATAACAACACCACGCTCTCGGCTTACCTGTCTGGACAGGTGCAATATGTTGCCACTGGCAACCTGGTGGTTGCTGCGATTGCCCGCCAGAACGCGGAAAAAGCGCCAGTGCCACAGTTCATGCTGAAAGATTCACCGTGCTTTATCGGCCTGAAGAAGGACGAGCCGGCGCTGAAAGACAAAGTGAATGCGTTGATTGAGCAGGGGATCAAAGACGGCACCCTGAACAAGCTGTCGGAAGAGTGGCTGAAAGCACCACTGCCAGCCAACCTCGGCGCATAA
- the hpxX gene encoding oxalurate catabolism protein HpxX gives MSTQPDWATYIAQMEQILALELDDARRAELLIQFNRIAAMAEPLMAFPLDDRLEVAGVFHP, from the coding sequence ATGAGTACACAACCGGACTGGGCCACCTATATCGCCCAAATGGAACAGATCCTGGCACTGGAGTTAGATGACGCACGCCGTGCCGAACTGCTCATCCAGTTTAACCGTATCGCGGCCATGGCCGAGCCATTGATGGCCTTCCCGCTTGATGATCGACTGGAAGTGGCAGGAGTATTCCATCCATGA